One genomic window of Canis aureus isolate CA01 chromosome 15, VMU_Caureus_v.1.0, whole genome shotgun sequence includes the following:
- the CHRNA6 gene encoding neuronal acetylcholine receptor subunit alpha-6 isoform X1, whose protein sequence is MLTSKGQGFLHFGLCLCSCIFIPCLKGSAGCASEERLFHKLFSHYNQFIRPVENVSDPVTVHFEVAITQLANVDEVNQIMETNLWLRHIWNDYKLRWNPMEYDGIETLRVPADRIWKPDIVLYNNAVGDFQVEGKTKALLKYDGMIIWTPPAIFKSSCPMDITFFPFDHQNCSLKFGSWTYDKAEIDLLIIGSKVDMNDFWENSEWEIVDASGYKHDIKYNCCEEIYTDITYSFYIRRLPMFYTINLIIPCLFISFLTVLVFYLPSDCGEKVTLCISVLLSLTVFLLVITETIPSTSLVIPLVGEYLLFTMIFVTLSIAVTVFVLNIHYRTPATHTMPKWVKTVFLQLLPQILMMRRPLDKMRKTSSDKNSKGISSRPTKVNFDNYRETKLPKECCHCHKSSELATSKRRLSHQSLQWMTENSEHWPDVEDVINSVQFIAENMKNQNETKEVEDDWKYVAMVVDRVFLWVFIFVCVFGTAGLFLQPLLGNTGKS, encoded by the exons ATGCTGACCAGCAAGGGCCAGGGATTCCTTCACTTTGGTCTGTGCCTCTGCTCCTGTATATTCATTCCTTGCTTGAAAG GCTCTGCAGGCTGTGCATCTGAAGAGAGGCTCTTTCACAAACTGTTTTCTCATTATAACCAGTTCATCAGGCCTGTAGAAAATGTTTCTGATCCCGTCACAGTGCATTTTGAAGTGGCCATCACACAGCTGGCTAATGTG gaTGAAGTAAACCAGATCATGGAAACCAATCTGTGGCTACGTCAC ATCTGGAATGACTATAAATTGCGCTGGAACCCAATGGAATATGATGGCATTGAGACTCTTCGTGTTCCTGCGGATAGAATCTGGAAGCCTGACATTGTCCTCTACAACAA TGCTGTTGGTGACTTTCAAGTGGAAGGCAAGACAAAAGCTCTTCTTAAATATGATGGCATGATAATCTGGACTCCACCGGCTATTTTCAAGAGTTCCTGTCCTATGGATatcacttttttcccttttgatcaTCAAAATTGTTCCCTGAAATTTGGTTCTTGGACCTATGACAAAGCTGAAATTGATCTTCTAATCATTGGATCTAAAGTAGACATGAATGATTTTTGGGAAAACAGTGAATGGGAAATTGTTGATGCTTCTGGCTACAAACATGATATAAAATACAACTGTTGTGAGGAgatatacacagatataaccTATTCTTTTTACATTAGAAGACTGCCAATGTTTTATACCATTAATCTCATCATCCCTTgtctctttatttcatttctaactGTGCTGGTCTTTTACCTTCCTTCTGATTGTGGTGAAAAGGTGACACTTTGTATTTCAGTTCTGCTTTCTCTGACTGTGTTTTTGCTGGTAATCACAGAAACCATCCCATCCACGTCTCTTGTGATCCCATTGGTGGGTGAGTACCTACTGTTCACCATGATTTTTGTCACCCTGTCCATTGCGGTGACTGTGTTTGTGTTGAACATACATTATCGCACCCCAGCAACACACACTATGCCCAAGTGGGTGAAGACGGTTTTCCTCCAGCTGTTACCCCAGATCCTGATGATGAGGAGGCCTCTGGACAAGATGAGGAAGACGAGTTCTGATAAAAACTCCAAAGGCATTTCCAGTAGGCCCACCAAAGTCAACTTTGATAATTACAGAGAGACAAAACTTCCTAAAGAATGCTGCCACTGTCATAAATCAAGTGAGCTTGCCACCAGCAAAAGAAGATTAAGTCATCAGTCTTTACAATGGATGACTGAAAATTCAGAGCACTGGCCTGATGTCGAAGATGTAATTAATAGTGTTCAATTCATAGCAGAAAACATGAAGaaccaaaatgaaacaaaggag GTTGAAGATGACTGGAAGTACGTAGCCATGGTGGTAGACAGAGTATTTCTTTGGGTGTTTATATTTGTCTGTGTGTTTGGAACTGCAGGGCTATTTCTACAGCCACTGCTGGGGAACACAGGAAAGTCCTAA
- the CHRNA6 gene encoding neuronal acetylcholine receptor subunit alpha-6 isoform X3, with amino-acid sequence METNLWLRHIWNDYKLRWNPMEYDGIETLRVPADRIWKPDIVLYNNAVGDFQVEGKTKALLKYDGMIIWTPPAIFKSSCPMDITFFPFDHQNCSLKFGSWTYDKAEIDLLIIGSKVDMNDFWENSEWEIVDASGYKHDIKYNCCEEIYTDITYSFYIRRLPMFYTINLIIPCLFISFLTVLVFYLPSDCGEKVTLCISVLLSLTVFLLVITETIPSTSLVIPLVGEYLLFTMIFVTLSIAVTVFVLNIHYRTPATHTMPKWVKTVFLQLLPQILMMRRPLDKMRKTSSDKNSKGISSRPTKVNFDNYRETKLPKECCHCHKSSELATSKRRLSHQSLQWMTENSEHWPDVEDVINSVQFIAENMKNQNETKEVEDDWKYVAMVVDRVFLWVFIFVCVFGTAGLFLQPLLGNTGKS; translated from the exons ATGGAAACCAATCTGTGGCTACGTCAC ATCTGGAATGACTATAAATTGCGCTGGAACCCAATGGAATATGATGGCATTGAGACTCTTCGTGTTCCTGCGGATAGAATCTGGAAGCCTGACATTGTCCTCTACAACAA TGCTGTTGGTGACTTTCAAGTGGAAGGCAAGACAAAAGCTCTTCTTAAATATGATGGCATGATAATCTGGACTCCACCGGCTATTTTCAAGAGTTCCTGTCCTATGGATatcacttttttcccttttgatcaTCAAAATTGTTCCCTGAAATTTGGTTCTTGGACCTATGACAAAGCTGAAATTGATCTTCTAATCATTGGATCTAAAGTAGACATGAATGATTTTTGGGAAAACAGTGAATGGGAAATTGTTGATGCTTCTGGCTACAAACATGATATAAAATACAACTGTTGTGAGGAgatatacacagatataaccTATTCTTTTTACATTAGAAGACTGCCAATGTTTTATACCATTAATCTCATCATCCCTTgtctctttatttcatttctaactGTGCTGGTCTTTTACCTTCCTTCTGATTGTGGTGAAAAGGTGACACTTTGTATTTCAGTTCTGCTTTCTCTGACTGTGTTTTTGCTGGTAATCACAGAAACCATCCCATCCACGTCTCTTGTGATCCCATTGGTGGGTGAGTACCTACTGTTCACCATGATTTTTGTCACCCTGTCCATTGCGGTGACTGTGTTTGTGTTGAACATACATTATCGCACCCCAGCAACACACACTATGCCCAAGTGGGTGAAGACGGTTTTCCTCCAGCTGTTACCCCAGATCCTGATGATGAGGAGGCCTCTGGACAAGATGAGGAAGACGAGTTCTGATAAAAACTCCAAAGGCATTTCCAGTAGGCCCACCAAAGTCAACTTTGATAATTACAGAGAGACAAAACTTCCTAAAGAATGCTGCCACTGTCATAAATCAAGTGAGCTTGCCACCAGCAAAAGAAGATTAAGTCATCAGTCTTTACAATGGATGACTGAAAATTCAGAGCACTGGCCTGATGTCGAAGATGTAATTAATAGTGTTCAATTCATAGCAGAAAACATGAAGaaccaaaatgaaacaaaggag GTTGAAGATGACTGGAAGTACGTAGCCATGGTGGTAGACAGAGTATTTCTTTGGGTGTTTATATTTGTCTGTGTGTTTGGAACTGCAGGGCTATTTCTACAGCCACTGCTGGGGAACACAGGAAAGTCCTAA
- the CHRNA6 gene encoding neuronal acetylcholine receptor subunit alpha-6 isoform X2 codes for MSYYCAGMDPKSSAGCASEERLFHKLFSHYNQFIRPVENVSDPVTVHFEVAITQLANVDEVNQIMETNLWLRHIWNDYKLRWNPMEYDGIETLRVPADRIWKPDIVLYNNAVGDFQVEGKTKALLKYDGMIIWTPPAIFKSSCPMDITFFPFDHQNCSLKFGSWTYDKAEIDLLIIGSKVDMNDFWENSEWEIVDASGYKHDIKYNCCEEIYTDITYSFYIRRLPMFYTINLIIPCLFISFLTVLVFYLPSDCGEKVTLCISVLLSLTVFLLVITETIPSTSLVIPLVGEYLLFTMIFVTLSIAVTVFVLNIHYRTPATHTMPKWVKTVFLQLLPQILMMRRPLDKMRKTSSDKNSKGISSRPTKVNFDNYRETKLPKECCHCHKSSELATSKRRLSHQSLQWMTENSEHWPDVEDVINSVQFIAENMKNQNETKEVEDDWKYVAMVVDRVFLWVFIFVCVFGTAGLFLQPLLGNTGKS; via the exons ATGTCATATTACTGTGCTGGAATGGATCCTAAGA GCTCTGCAGGCTGTGCATCTGAAGAGAGGCTCTTTCACAAACTGTTTTCTCATTATAACCAGTTCATCAGGCCTGTAGAAAATGTTTCTGATCCCGTCACAGTGCATTTTGAAGTGGCCATCACACAGCTGGCTAATGTG gaTGAAGTAAACCAGATCATGGAAACCAATCTGTGGCTACGTCAC ATCTGGAATGACTATAAATTGCGCTGGAACCCAATGGAATATGATGGCATTGAGACTCTTCGTGTTCCTGCGGATAGAATCTGGAAGCCTGACATTGTCCTCTACAACAA TGCTGTTGGTGACTTTCAAGTGGAAGGCAAGACAAAAGCTCTTCTTAAATATGATGGCATGATAATCTGGACTCCACCGGCTATTTTCAAGAGTTCCTGTCCTATGGATatcacttttttcccttttgatcaTCAAAATTGTTCCCTGAAATTTGGTTCTTGGACCTATGACAAAGCTGAAATTGATCTTCTAATCATTGGATCTAAAGTAGACATGAATGATTTTTGGGAAAACAGTGAATGGGAAATTGTTGATGCTTCTGGCTACAAACATGATATAAAATACAACTGTTGTGAGGAgatatacacagatataaccTATTCTTTTTACATTAGAAGACTGCCAATGTTTTATACCATTAATCTCATCATCCCTTgtctctttatttcatttctaactGTGCTGGTCTTTTACCTTCCTTCTGATTGTGGTGAAAAGGTGACACTTTGTATTTCAGTTCTGCTTTCTCTGACTGTGTTTTTGCTGGTAATCACAGAAACCATCCCATCCACGTCTCTTGTGATCCCATTGGTGGGTGAGTACCTACTGTTCACCATGATTTTTGTCACCCTGTCCATTGCGGTGACTGTGTTTGTGTTGAACATACATTATCGCACCCCAGCAACACACACTATGCCCAAGTGGGTGAAGACGGTTTTCCTCCAGCTGTTACCCCAGATCCTGATGATGAGGAGGCCTCTGGACAAGATGAGGAAGACGAGTTCTGATAAAAACTCCAAAGGCATTTCCAGTAGGCCCACCAAAGTCAACTTTGATAATTACAGAGAGACAAAACTTCCTAAAGAATGCTGCCACTGTCATAAATCAAGTGAGCTTGCCACCAGCAAAAGAAGATTAAGTCATCAGTCTTTACAATGGATGACTGAAAATTCAGAGCACTGGCCTGATGTCGAAGATGTAATTAATAGTGTTCAATTCATAGCAGAAAACATGAAGaaccaaaatgaaacaaaggag GTTGAAGATGACTGGAAGTACGTAGCCATGGTGGTAGACAGAGTATTTCTTTGGGTGTTTATATTTGTCTGTGTGTTTGGAACTGCAGGGCTATTTCTACAGCCACTGCTGGGGAACACAGGAAAGTCCTAA